One stretch of Paraburkholderia fungorum DNA includes these proteins:
- the nadA gene encoding quinolinate synthase NadA, producing MDQQAIRTVEYDRPQAQGTSCGIGQAWAKVPDMPSAEEKQALKARIRALLEREKAVLVAHYYVDAELQELADETGGCVADSLEMARFGRDHSAQTLVVAGVRFMGETAKILSPNKRILMPDLDATCSLDLGCPVDEFSAFCDAHPDRTVVVYANTSAAVKARADWMVTSSIGLEIVADLHARGEKIIWAPDRHLGSYIQNKTGADMLLWQGSCLVHDEFKGIELDLLRAEYPGAKVLVHPESPANVVEQADVVGSTTQLIDAAQKLDATHFIVATDLGILHKMQLAAPGKTLIAAPTAGNSATCKSCAHCPWMAMNGLANLADVLERGHNEIFVDRAIGERARLPIDRMLDFAARHKKRVQASGDLARDAQLYSNVGAA from the coding sequence ATGGATCAGCAGGCGATCAGGACCGTCGAATACGACCGGCCGCAAGCGCAGGGCACGTCCTGTGGGATCGGGCAGGCGTGGGCGAAGGTGCCCGACATGCCGTCGGCGGAGGAAAAGCAGGCGTTGAAGGCGCGTATTCGCGCATTGCTCGAGCGCGAGAAGGCGGTGCTTGTCGCTCACTATTATGTCGACGCAGAATTGCAGGAACTTGCCGACGAAACCGGCGGCTGTGTAGCCGACTCGCTGGAAATGGCGCGTTTCGGGCGCGATCATTCGGCGCAAACGCTGGTCGTTGCCGGTGTACGTTTCATGGGCGAGACCGCGAAAATTCTCAGTCCGAATAAGCGCATTCTGATGCCGGATCTCGATGCGACCTGTTCGCTCGATCTCGGCTGCCCAGTCGATGAATTTTCGGCTTTCTGCGACGCACACCCGGACCGCACGGTGGTCGTCTACGCGAACACGAGCGCCGCGGTGAAGGCGCGCGCGGACTGGATGGTGACGTCGTCGATCGGACTGGAAATCGTTGCCGACCTGCATGCTCGCGGCGAGAAAATCATCTGGGCGCCGGATCGGCACCTTGGCAGCTATATCCAGAACAAGACCGGCGCAGACATGCTGCTGTGGCAGGGCTCATGTCTCGTTCATGACGAATTCAAAGGCATCGAACTCGATCTGCTGCGCGCCGAATATCCCGGCGCGAAAGTGCTGGTGCATCCGGAGTCGCCGGCCAATGTGGTTGAGCAGGCGGACGTGGTCGGCTCGACCACGCAACTGATTGACGCCGCTCAAAAACTCGACGCCACGCATTTCATTGTGGCAACCGATCTCGGCATTCTCCACAAAATGCAGCTTGCCGCGCCGGGCAAGACGCTGATCGCCGCGCCCACGGCCGGCAACAGCGCGACGTGCAAGAGTTGCGCGCATTGTCCGTGGATGGCGATGAACGGCCTCGCGAATCTGGCCGATGTGCTCGAACGAGGCCACAACGAGATTTTCGTCGATCGCGCGATTGGCGAGCGAGCGCGTCTGCCGATTGACCGGATGCTGGATTTTGCCGCACGTCATAAGAAACGTGTGCAGGCAAGCGGTGACCTCGCACGCGACGCGCAACTGTATTCGAACGTGGGAGCAGCGTGA